A genomic region of Desulfobulbaceae bacterium contains the following coding sequences:
- the atpF gene encoding F0F1 ATP synthase subunit B, producing the protein MRISKTKVKIVSLLVVAVLACAATVYASSAEGGSLSPAKLKDLGWRAMNFIALAIILVKFLGKPIGNAMGSRRMAIVNQFEELNERRSDVEKSYREYEAKIGQIDTEVATILEAAKAQAETEKSKIIADATRAAEDIKKKAQMSIQHETSMARKKLRTEVAEQAAVMAEAIIRKNLTADDQAKLVEDYLDKVGTV; encoded by the coding sequence ATGCGAATTTCTAAAACAAAAGTTAAAATTGTCTCGTTGCTAGTTGTTGCTGTCTTGGCTTGTGCTGCAACGGTATACGCATCGAGTGCTGAGGGTGGTAGCCTCTCGCCGGCAAAACTTAAAGATCTTGGCTGGCGTGCCATGAACTTTATTGCCTTGGCGATAATTCTGGTGAAGTTTCTGGGTAAGCCAATTGGCAACGCCATGGGCAGCCGGAGAATGGCTATTGTCAATCAGTTTGAAGAGTTAAATGAACGGCGATCTGATGTGGAAAAGAGTTATAGGGAGTACGAGGCCAAAATAGGTCAGATAGATACAGAGGTTGCAACTATACTGGAAGCTGCCAAGGCCCAGGCCGAAACCGAAAAATCAAAAATAATCGCCGATGCAACTCGAGCGGCTGAAGATATTAAGAAAAAAGCGCAAATGTCAATTCAGCACGAGACAAGCATGGCCCGTAAAAAGCTTCGCACAGAAGTTGCCGAACAAGCCGCAGTTATGGCTGAAGCAATCATTCGCAAGAATTTGACAGCTG